From a single Ailuropoda melanoleuca isolate Jingjing chromosome 12, ASM200744v2, whole genome shotgun sequence genomic region:
- the ZNF146 gene encoding zinc finger protein OZF, giving the protein MSHLSQQRICSGENPFACKVCGKVFSHKSNLTEHEHFHNREKPFECNECGKAFSQKQYVIKHQNTHTGEKLFECNECGKSFSQKENLLTHQKIHTGEKPFECKDCGKAFIQKSNLIRHQRTHTGEKPFVCKECGKTFSGKSNLTEHEKIHIGEKPFKCSECGTAFGQKKYLIKHQNIHTGEKPYECNECGKAFSQRTSLIVHVRIHSGDKPYECNVCGKAFSQSSSLTVHVRSHTGEKPYGCNECGKAFSQFSTLALHLRIHTGKKPYQCSECGKAFSQKSHHIRHQKIHTH; this is encoded by the coding sequence ATGTCACACCTCAGTCAGCAGAGAATTTGTAGTGGGGAAAACCCCTTTGCCTGTAAGGTATGTGGGAAAGTCTTCAGCCACAAATCAAATCTCACCGAGCATGAGCATTTTCATAATAGAGAGAAACCTtttgaatgtaatgaatgtggaaaagcctttagCCAAAAGCAGTATGTCATTAAACATCAGAACACCCATACTGGAGAGAAGCTTtttgaatgtaatgaatgtggaaaatcCTTCAGCCAGAAGGAAAACCTCCTTACCCATCAGaaaattcacactggagagaaaccttttGAGTGTAAGGATTGTGGGAAAGCTTTCATTCAGAAGTCAAACCTCATCAGACACCAGAGAACTCACACGGGAGAGAAGCCTTTTGtatgtaaggaatgtggaaaaaCCTTCAGTGGCAAGTCTAACCTTACTGAGCATGAAAAAATTCATATTGGAGAGAAACCCTTTAAATGTAGTGAATGTGGAACAGCTTTTGGCCAGAAGAAGTACCTCATAAAACATCAAAAcattcacactggagagaaaccctatgaatgtaatgaatgtggaaaagccttctcTCAACGAACATCACTTATTGTACATGTGAGAATTCATTCAGGTGATAAACCTTATGAATGCAATGTATGTGGAAAAGCCTTCTCTCAAAGTTCATCTCTTACAGTGCATGTGAGAAGCCATACAGGTGAGAAACCCTATGgttgtaatgaatgtgggaaagctttctCTCAGTTCTCAACCCTTGCTCTGCATTTGAGAATACACACAGGTAAGAAGCCTTATCAGtgtagtgaatgtgggaaagcttttAGCCAGAAGTCACACCACATTAGACATCAGAAAATTCATACTCATTAA